AGAAGTTCGGGGCTCCGGGTGGCGTCGGGGAGGTTCTCCAGAAGAAGCTGTTGGAGCGGAGGGATAAGACGACCAACTGGGTAAACGCTCAGATCTAATGGATAATGGAGAAATCTGCTGCATTAGTTTGAAAAGTACAATTACTGCAGAATCTGAGTCCAATTAATttcccacacacatatatgtggtTTATGCAATGAAATCAAAATCTGCTTTACTATTTCATGTAGTTTTTagaattacaaaagaaacacataaataaaagagagcatttatatatatttattcatttgagcCTTTGCTTGTCCTTCTCCAATCCTGACCCCTCAGACCACGGTACATCCACCTAAGTGAAATCTATCACACTCCCACTCTCCTTTTTCATGTGGCAGTGACACTctgtaatatttcttttttttttccactgcccACAGCTCCCAGTGAGGCTGAAAGTACCACCTTGAGTTAAATATgctcaacaaaacaacatttttgctCAAAAAGTGTTGATGTGTTTACATTTAGATCTATGACTACTGGCTGGAGGACATGTACCTCAACAACAGGCTGGCCCTGCCGGTCAACTCCAATCCTGTCATGGTGTTCCCGAAACAGATGTTCAAAGATCAGAAAGAGCCCCTCAGGTACGTGCTTTTGAGTTTGGTTGCTTAAGGCTCTAAAAACATGTATGTTATTGTTATAAATATGTAAACTTTGTCTGCCCTCCACCAGTGGCACCAGAGGTGTTGTTGATGGTTCTTAGATAAAATTCTGgcaaaaaagtcagaaaaaagaATCATATGAAAAGAGGAATGAGAAGAAAGAgtaagataaaatgaaaaatactgtatCTCTGCTAGTTAGTTAGATACACTTTTGAGTCAGTTTGCAGGAAATGTTTCAGCCAAATATGATGTAAAAGTCAGATTTTCGTTTGATTATCTTGATTAAAATCAAACTGAATACAAGGAAGTGGCTTCAAACAAACCAGAATACACTGAGTGCActtttttaatcaataaatcTGACAGTTTGCTGCCAATTTAAGACAGATTTGAATGAATAATATGTGAATACACAGTGTGAACTTCAAGTTACTCTCCTAGTCTGACCTGCAATGAAAATATTGAGATTATTTTGAGACATTTATTCACTACAAATTGACTTAAATGGAGAATTTTCTATCAACACTGACCTTTAAGGCCCATGAGCTGAGAGGCTGCACTGCTTTTTGACAAACTGGGAGCAAATCTGGGAAATGTAGAAGATCtgcaaattaaaaagtacaacaacacaacagatgcacatgaaaaatgaaCTCTAAACATGACGCGATAACGCTGCATCTcaggtttttactttttaatttgccTGATAGGGCCAGTTTAACGCTTCTCCTCAAGTGTCTACGTGCCCTCTCAAATGTACACCCAGTGAAACATCCACCATGCTATGAATGCCACATCATCACTAACCACGTAACGTGCGCGCGCTCCGCTCTTCGGATGCTGACAGCGTTTATGTTCTTCTTCTCAGCAGCCTCAGATTAAGATCTGAATTACGGCCGCGCAGAGAATCTCTGGCTGGTTATTAAATGAGCCGCGGTCCCGCAGACATTGCACCGGCCCGTCCAGCCCTGTAACTCAACATTAGCTTTTGTCAGCTCGCTGCGCCCTAACTGAATATTTCCAGAGCACCCCAAGCAGCTGGTAATCCACTGACACGGCCACTTATTAGATTGGGAGTGACAGGGCCAAGCTCTCCGCAGAGACCGCTGGTCAGGCCTCAATTAGGGGGTGTGGTGCTCTGCGGCTGCCTCCTTTGTATTGATCTGGCTTTGAGCGTAATAACACCCGAGACAAATGACATACACCATAAGACCTGACAAGGCGCTGTGTTTACCCCATTTGCCCACACCGCCCACTCACACATACAGACGGGCTCTCTTTCACACAAATAGACACGCGCAGCTTGCTCACTGTATCCTAGTAATTTACCATAATACGATTACTGTTGGTCCTTTGAGAGATGGGAGTACATCCAATTATAGTCACCAGCCGGTCCGCCGTGTACGCTCAGTGTTTCGCATCAAGCTCTGCACCCGGTTTGTTTAAATTTCAACCTTCTCACTCTCTTAAGGTTCGCTGCTCGTCTCATCAGAGGAGTGCTGGAGTACAAAGCTCTCATTGACGCGTAAGTTTCGGCCTCTAATGGATTACCTGCCGCCTCGAAAAAAGCTCGCCAGGCTTTCACGTGTAATAATGAGTCATGAGAGTCCTGATGTGTGTAAATAACGTCCCTCAGGCGAGCGCTGCCGGTTGATTTTGCCCGGGGCCAGCTAGCCGGGACCCCTCTGTGCATGGAGCAGTACTATCGCCTCTTCACCTCCTACCGCTACCCGGGGTTAAAGACGGACGAGCTGAGGGTCCGCGCGAGCGCAGCCCCCTCGGCGCCGGAGCACATGATCGTGGCGTGCAAGAACCAGGTCAGGACGTCGGCCTTTGAGGAGGCTTGTCACACTCCATCACGCTTCTAAGTGAACACAGAGTCCTGCCTGTGTGAGGGGAAACAGTGAGCGAAGACTGGAAGGATTGcttccgaaaaaaaaaaatagattctgTAAAATGCATCATTGCAAACACATGAGGCACTCTGGTAAAGAAGGGGTGTCAAACGTGTGGGGCCAAAAACTGCCCCGTCAAAACATGGGGATAAATTTGCGaaggacaaggagaagaagagggaagaataagaaggaaggaggaagagaggaaagaagatgTGGAGAAGtaggcagagaaagaggagaaagaggaagataAGAATGACAAAGAACAGGAAAGAACAGGAAGAACAGGAAGgagtagaaggaggaggaggagatggggaatgaggagtgaaaggaaaagaatgaggaggaggaggaagaagtgcATCTTAACTGAAacttgcactaaaacaaaggaacaaTCTGGAGTTGGGAGCTTATTATGCAAATtgggcccctgaactaaaatgagttagAGGATAATCTTTActatcaaatatatatatatacatatatatatatatatatatatatatatattcaataaaGTTACAAAACAATACGAAGCAAAATATAGCGCAAGATATAAAATATAGCATATTTACAGGCAGAAGAAACAATAAGGCTTCTCCGAGAGGAGTTGGTGGATAATCACTTGACTGATTACAACTAGAATTTGAACTTCTGCAGAGATAGAAGAGCAGTGCCCAGGTATGAATGGCTGCATTTCATAGGTTCAGCCTGTGAGCACTGTAGCCTTTCTGTGTAATGCTATCTGCCGATATTAAAGCAtctatttgaatatttaaaccGGACAGAATATGAAAACAAGCAACAACCAAACCACGTAATCTCCATTGCCATCATGTGCAGGAGCTCTCACCTGGAAATGGCTCTGGGAGGCAGCAGATAAGAGCTCTTCCCTATGGAGAAGCAGACGGTTAACTTCATTACTGCTGATTAAATCTGCCACTTTATCTGAGAGCTTCCCTGAGTCTCATTTTTAATCGAGAATAGTAGAGGAGGGAAGAACTTGCCATATTTAGTTCCTGCCATTATCAATAACATCCCTCATATCTCAACCGTTCGTACGAGGGGAAACTATGAGCTCAGCTACGTAGCGCAATTAGCAGGCGAATGCATGGTGTTCCTACTACTAGAGTtgcatcatcttcatcatcatctttcagGGGATTCTTTAGAAACGGGGGATTACGGTGATTTGTTTGTCGTCCCCAGTTCTTCGTGCTGGACGTCGTTGCAAACAACAAGCAGCTCAACGAGATGGAGATCTTCACCCAGCTTGAGAAGATCGTGAAAATGTCAGAGAGTGCCGAGGAGAGGCTGCCCCCGGTTGGCATCCTGACATCAGACGGGAGGACGGAATGGGCACAAGCTAGGGATGCGCTCATGAAAGGTCTCAGCGCGACtgcctttttcattttcaacccCTTCCACCGCAAACAGTTCCAGACAATCCGGGTTAACGTCTTTCCTCCCCTTCGTCCAGATCGAGTCAACAGGGACTCCTTGGCCATGATCGAGACCTGCGCGTGTGTGGTGTGTCTGGACGAGCCCGGCGGCCTCCAGCCCAGTGACACCAACCGGGCCCTGCTGATGCTGCACGGAGGCGGCCGCGAAAGGAACGGTGCAAACCGCTGGTATGACAAGTCAATGCAGGTGGGACCACGCTGCAGGCGCTAACAGCCGTCCGTTAATGTAAAGCCCGAGCAACCGGTTGACTCGCCGCCTCTCAGTTTGTGGTAGGAATGGACGGCGTGTGCGGAGTGGTGTGCGAGCATTCGGCGTTTGAGGGGATCGTTCTGGTCCAGTGCTCTGAGTACCTGATGAAATACATGTGAGTTAGCCCAGTGTAGATGAACATAACGAGCGTGAGGAACTGTgtaagaagttttttttttactgaacagTGCAGGATCCACGATGGCGAAGTCGACCACCTTCAGAGAGATTCCTCCTCCGAGAAGGCTGCTCTGGAAATGCAACCCACACATCCAGGGACTCCTAACAGCGTCTGGAGACAGACTTCAGAGGCAAGACCAACACTAAACAGTTACCAAGCAGCTACTAGAGACATTCAATCTCAtatattggtattttttttctcttcaggcTGGTGGATAATCTCGACATGGACGTATTCAAATTCAGTGCTTATGGGaaagaatttattaaaaaacacaggATGAGTCCAGATGCCTACATCCAAGTTGCCCTACAACTTGCATTTTACAAGTAAAGTATAT
This window of the Mugil cephalus isolate CIBA_MC_2020 chromosome 16, CIBA_Mcephalus_1.1, whole genome shotgun sequence genome carries:
- the LOC125022842 gene encoding choline O-acetyltransferase-like — protein: MPIMEKETERDRGSQELPKVPVPPLKQTLDTYLKCVRHLVKEEQFKKTKAAVEKFGAPGGVGEVLQKKLLERRDKTTNWIYDYWLEDMYLNNRLALPVNSNPVMVFPKQMFKDQKEPLRFAARLIRGVLEYKALIDARALPVDFARGQLAGTPLCMEQYYRLFTSYRYPGLKTDELRVRASAAPSAPEHMIVACKNQFFVLDVVANNKQLNEMEIFTQLEKIVKMSESAEERLPPVGILTSDGRTEWAQARDALMKDRVNRDSLAMIETCACVVCLDEPGGLQPSDTNRALLMLHGGGRERNGANRWYDKSMQFVVGMDGVCGVVCEHSAFEGIVLVQCSEYLMKYIAGSTMAKSTTFREIPPPRRLLWKCNPHIQGLLTASGDRLQRLVDNLDMDVFKFSAYGKEFIKKHRMSPDAYIQVALQLAFYKCTGRLVSTYESASIRRFRQGRVDNIRSATAEALAFVESVADERATFTDSQRMSRLREAVKAQTDYTIAAITGMAIDNHLLGLLRIAQELKMEKPEIFCDETYLASNQFILSTSQVPTTVEMFCCYGPVVPNGYGACYNPQSDHIVFCVSSFWENTETSSAVFVKALNEGLLEIRDLCNRCCAAAAKPANGSQGAGQPHKSGK